In one Antennarius striatus isolate MH-2024 chromosome 1, ASM4005453v1, whole genome shotgun sequence genomic region, the following are encoded:
- the tmem41b gene encoding transmembrane protein 41B has translation MAKKRRERRENDALTPEAEMNPEAHESRAQREAQHAAGGSARMSLLILVSIFTCAASVMYLVYRNFPELPDDEMEKIKIPKDMDDAKALGTVLSKYKETYYSQVLVAYFATYVFLQTFAIPGSIFLSILSGYLYPFPLALFLVCLCSGLGASFCYMLSYLVGRPVVYKYLCERAQRWAQQVEKHRDHLINYIIFLRITPFLPNWFINITSPVINVPLGVFFIGTFLGVAPPSFVAINAGTTLYKLTTAGEAVSWNSLAVLGVLAVLSILPACFQKKLQKKLE, from the exons ATGGCTAAGAAgcggagagagaggagagaaaacgaCGCTTTGACACCGGAAGCTGAGATGAATCCGGAAGCTCACGAGTCCCGAGCACAGAGAG AGGCTCAGCATGCAGCGGGGGGGTCAGCACGCATGTCTCTGCTCATTCTGGTGTCCATCTTTACCTGTGCGGCCTCAGTCATGTACCTGGTCTACAGGAACTTCCCAGAACTTCCTGA tgatgaaatggaaaaaatcaAGATTCCTAAAGACATGGATGATGCCAAAGCTTTGGGGACGGTACTGTCCAAATATAAAGAGACATACTACTCCCAGGTGTTGGTGGCCTACTTTGCTACTTACGTTTT CCTCCAGACGTTTGCAATCCCTGGATCCATCTTCCTCAGCATCCTGTCTGGATACCTCTACCCTTTCCCTCTGGCTCTGTTTCTAGTCTGCCTG TGCTCCGGCCTGGGGGCCTCCTTCTGCTACATGCTGTCGTACCTGGTGGGTCGACCCGTCGTCTACAAGTATCTGTGTGAGCGGGCCCAGAGGTGGGCCCAGCAG GTTGAGAAGCACAGAGATCATTTAATCAATTACATTATCTTCCTGAGGATAACGCCGTTTCTTCCCAACTGGTTCATCAACATCACCTCTCCTGTGATCAACGTGCCTCTGGGGGTTTTCTTCATCGGCACCTTTCTGG GTGTGGCACCGCCGTCGTTCGTGGCGATCAATGCAGGAACGACGCTGTACAAGCTGACGACGGCAGGCGAGGCCGTGTCCTGGAACTCCCTGGCCGTGCTCGGGGTCCTCGCCGTTCTGTCCATCCTGCCCGCCTGCTTCCAGAAAAAACTGCAGAAGAAATTAGAGTAG